The genomic stretch CCGACGCGACCGAGGAGATCCATGCCGACACCGTCGTCAACGCAGCTGGGCACGGTGCGCCCGAGCTGGCCCGCCTCGCGGGCCTCGACCTCGCGGCGTGGGATGCACGACCGGCGTACTACCGCGGGGACTACATGAGCCTCGCGACCGAGGCGCCGCGGCCGCGCTGCCCGCTCGTGTACCCCGTGCCACAGACCCACGGGTTGGGCGTGCACCTCACGCGCGACCTCGGCGGGCGCACACGCGCTGGTCCGGACGCCTACCCCATCGACGCCCAGGACGTCCGCTTGAATCTGCTGGACGACACCGCTTGGGCACACAAGGCACAGACCTTCGCGGCAGCGCTCGGTCGCTACTTGCCCGGCATCACCGCCGAGCACCTGAGCCCCGAGTACGCCGGCGTGCGCCCCAAGCTGCTGCGCTCCGATGGCTCCTCCGGGGACTTCCTGCTGCTCGGGCCGGCCGACCTCGGCGCGCCCGGCATCGTGCACCTGCTAGGCATCGAGTCGCCGGGGCTGACGGCCTGCCTGGCCATCGCCGACTGGGTTGCAACACAGCTCGAAACCCGTACAACGCGGAGCTAACCGAAGGAACCCCCATGTCCGACAACGCCCACAAAGTCGTCATCATCGGCAGCGGCCCGGCCGCCCACACCGCCGCCATCTACTGCGCGCGCGCCGAGCTACAGCCTGTGCTCTTCGAGGGCTTCATGGCGGCGGGCGTCGCGGCCGGCGGTCAGCTCACGACCACCACGGACGTGGAGAACTTCCCGGGCTTCCCCGAAGGCATCATGGGCCCCGAGCTGACCGACCGCTTCCGCGCGCAGTCGGTGCGCTTCGGCACCGTCATCCACACGGAGACGGTGGAGTCGCTCGACCTCAGTCAGCGCCCCTTCCGCTTCAAGACCGACTCGCAAGAGGGCACGGCCGAGACGATCATCATCGCGACCGGCGCGACCGCCAAGCGCATGGACATCCCGGGCGCCGGGGACGGCGAGTTCTGGCAGCGCGGCGTGAGCGCGTGCGCGGTGTGCGACGGCGCCCTGCCGCCCTACCGCAATCAGCCGCTGGCCGTCATCGGCGGGGGCGACTCCGCCGTCGAGGAAGCCACCTTCCTCACGAAGTACGGCAGCAAGGTCTACCTGGTGGTGCGCCGCGACGAGCTGCGGGCCAGCAAGATCATGCAGCAGCGTGCGTTCGACAACCCGAAGATCGAGATCCTCTGGAACACCGAGGTGACCGCCTGCAAGGGCGGCGATGGGCTCGAGAGCATCACGGTCGTGAACAACAAGACGGGCGAGTCGCGCGACCTGGCCGCCACTGGGCTCTTCTTCGCCATCGGCCACACGCCCAACACCGCGTTCCTGGGCGGGCAGATCGAGACCGACGCGCAGGGTTACATCGTCACGCAGCCCGACTCCACTGCCACCAACGTCCCGGGCGTGTTCGCCGCGGGCGACGTGCAGGACAAGAAGTGGCGTCAGGCCATTACAGCGGCTGGCACAGGCTGCATGAGCGCGCTCGAAGCGGAACACTTCCTCGCGGCGCACGGCGGCTGAGGATACACTCCGCGTCATGCCGTCCCTCGCCGTCGACGTCTCTGCCGCGCCCAGCGAGGTCCTCCTCGTCGAGCGCTTCCTCGCCGCCCTCGAGAGCCTCGACAGCGAGGCCATCCTCGACCTCGTCGCGGACGACGTCGTGTACCAGAACGTGCCGTTGCCGCCCGCGCGCGGACGCAAGCAGTTCGAGCAGCAACTCGGGCTGATGGCCCGCCACATGACAGAGTTCGTCGTCGACTCGGCGCGCTACGAGACGCGGGGCGCGACCGTGCAGTGCAACCGCTACGACACGCTGGCAGGCCCGGGGTGGCGCATGCGCCTGTGGGTCGAGGGCGAGTTCGTGGTGCGCAATGGCCTCATCGTGCGCTGGGTGGACCGCTTCAGCTGGCCCAAGCTGCTGCTCGCCACGGCCAAGACCACGCCGCGCCTGCTCATGCACCTGACCAAGCGCGGTCGCTGAGCGCGCCACCGCGGAGGGGTGCGGCCCGTGGGTGGCACCTCTCCGGGCCACGGGGCGCTACGCCCCCCGGGGGACGGTCAGCGCTTGCGGATGTGCGGCGCCTCGTCGCGGCTGATGTACGTGTCGCCGCCGAAGCGATCGTCATCCATGTCCGGATGGTCCACCGTGTAGTGCAGCCCCCGGCTCTCGCTGCGCGCCGCTGCGCTCTTGATGATGAGCTCCGCCACGTCGGCGATGTTGCGCAGCTCGAGCAGGTCACGGTTGACCAGGTGGTTCCAGTAGTACTCGCGGATCTCCTCCTGCAGCACCGCGATGCGCCGCGCCGCGCGCTTCAGGCGCCTGTCCGAGCGCACGATGCCCACGTAGTTCCACATGAAGCGGCGCAGCTCGTCCCAGTTCTGCGTGACGATGACCGCCTCGTGGCTCGGGGCCGCCGCGCCCGGGTCCCACTCGGGGATGTTGGGCATACCTGAAAGGTCCGCCGAGGCGACGATGCTCCCCGCCGCGCGCCGCCCGTAGACCAAGCCCTCCAGCAAGCTGTTGCTGGCCAACCGGTTGGCGCCGTGCAGCCCGGAGCAGGTGACCTCGCCGACGGCCCAGAGCCCCGGCAAGCTCGTCTTCCCGTCGAGGTCGATCACGACGCCACCGCACATGTAGTGCGCCGCCGGGACGACCGGGATGGGGTCCTTCCGCATGTCCACGCCGTACTCCATGCAGCGCTCGTGGATGTTCGGGAAGCGCGAGGCCAGGTAGTCGGCGTCCTCGCCCGTCATGTCGAGGAACACGCAGTCCTGACCCGTGCGCTTCATCTCGAAGTCGATGGCACGCGCCACGACGTCACGCGGGGCGAGGTCCTTCATGGCGTGGTGCCGCTCCATGAACGCGGTGCCGTCCGCGAGCCGGAGGATGCCCCCCTCCCCGCGCAGCGCCTCGCTGATGAGGAAGCTCTTGGCCTTGGGATGGAACAAGCACGTCGGATGGAACTGGAAGAACTCCATGTTCGCCAGCAGCGCGCCCGCCCGGTAGGCCATGGCCACGCCGTCACCGCTCGCGACGTCCGGGTTCGATGTGTAGAGGTAGACCTTGCCCGCGCCGCCCGTGGCCAGCACCGTGGCCCGCGCGACGAACGTGAGCACCTCACCGCTGTCCTCGTCGAGCACGTACGCGCCGGCCACGCGACGCTCGCCTCCGAACTTGCTCAGCTCGAGCAGGTCGATGGCCATGTGGTGCTCCAGCAGCTTGATGCGGGGCTGCGCAAGGACGGCCGCCACCAACGCGCGCTGCACCTCGCGGCCCGTGATGTCCCCCGCATGGATCACGCGGCGCGCGCTGTGCCCACCCTCGCGTGTGAGGTCGAAGTCCTCCGTCTCGTTCCCGTCGGCGTCCAACGTACGGCTGAACTTGGCGCCGATCTCCATCAGCTCGCGGATGCGTGCGGGGCCGTCGGCGATGACCATCTCGACCACGTCGCGGTGCGACAGACCGCCCCCCGTCGTGAGCGTGTCCGCCACGTGTGCGTCGAACGAGTCGGTCGGGTCCAGCACCGCCGCGATGCCCCCTTGCGCGTAGTTGGTCGCGGAGTCCTCGCGGCTGCGCTTGGTGACGCACGTGACCGTGCCGTGCTCGCTGAGCTCGAGCGCGAGGGTGAGCCCGGCCACGCCCGAGCCGATGATCAAGAAGTCGGTGTCGACACGCATGAGGGGGCGAGCATACCAGCACCCGGGAGCCGCGCAGCCCGGCGCCTGCACGCAAAGCCTCGACGCCCGGCGCGTCAGTGAAGGGTCGCCAGCAGCCCGCGCAGCTCGCCGAGCGCGTGTCCGTCACCCGTGCGCTGGGCCGCAGCGACGCCCGCCTCGAGCGCGGCGCGCGCCTCGTCCACCCGTCCGAGCTGCTCGGCCACCTGCCCCGCCATGAGATACGACGGAACGTAGTCCGGAAAGCGCGCCATCACCGCTTGGTACGCGCCGAGCGCGTCGTCCAGGCGCTCCAGGCTCCGCAGCTCCATCGCGCGCGCGTAGTGCACGAACGGGTCCTGGCTGCCCTTCGCGATCATCGCGTCCAACATGTCGAGGCGCTTGCTCATCCCTCCTCCAGCACACCCAGGTAAGGCAGGTTGCGCAGCTTCTGCGCATGGTCGAGCCCATATCCAACCACGAAGACGTCGTCGATGGTGAAGCCCAGGTAGTCGATGTGCACGGGCGTACGCGCCCGCGCAGGTTTGTGCAGGAGCGACGCCAGCTCGAGCGTGGCGGGACCTCGCGTGCGCAGGTTCTCGAACAGGTAGGCCATCGTCAGCCCCGTGTCCACGATGTCCTCCACGAGGATGACGTGCTTGCCCTCGATCGAACGCGTTAGATCGCTCGTGATCTGCACGACGCCGCTGGTCTCCGTCGCGTCGCCATAGCTGCGCACGGCCATGAACTCGACCTCGACCTCGAGGTCGTCGTCGAGGGCGCGGGCCAAGTCCGCGGCGAAGACGAAGCTGCCCTTGAGCACGGCCACGAGCACCACCGGGTGTCCGCGATGGCGCGTGGAGATGTCGCGCCCGAGCTCACGGACCCGCGCCGCGATGGTGTCTTCTGTGATCAGGACGCGCGGCGCTGGCGTGGGCGACATGCAAGGGAGACTCGACGCCACCGGCGCACCTGTCAAGACGCGCGGGCTCAGCGCGTGAGCGGAAGCGATGTGCGCGCTTCGTCGATCCCCGACGTGAACAGCTCGGGCAGGAGAGGCACGAGGACACCCAGCGTGAGCAGCAGCCCCAGCACGCCCACGGACGCGCGCAGCGGCATGCTGGCGAAGTGCAGTGGGAGCTGCGGCGCGGTCCGCCCTAGCAACCCCATCCCGAGCTCCGTCAGGACGAGCGCGAGCGCGGCCGGAGCGCCGATGGACACGGTCAGCGCGAGCGCGGCGGCCACCCACCGCATGCTGCGCTCCGCCAGCGCCGGCCACGCGTCGCCGGCGAGCGGCGTGCCCACCGGCACCAACTCGAAGCCCGCCGCGAACGCCTCGAGCGCGACGCGGTGCCCGCCGAACGCGAAGAACAGCGCTACCGCAAACAGACTCAGCCACGTCCCCAAGGGCGTCAGGTGTCCACCAAAGATGGGACCCGAACCGCCCCCCTGCTGAGCGCCGCGGAGCGTGTCCAACCACTGCCCAGCCCCCTCGAGCGCGACGACCGGGAGGGCGATGGCCAGCGCGAACAGCGCGCCACGCAAGACCTCCACAGCGAGCGAGACCACGAGCGAGAGCGCATCGGGGGTCAGGGCGTCGCCGGGGAGTGACGCATTGGCGTGCGCGGCGGCGAGCGGCGAGAGCGCAAGCGTCGACACCAGCGCCACCCCAGCGCGTCCGAGGGGCGGGGCTGGTCGCAGGAGGAACAGGGGACCGAGGATGGTCAGCGGAGTCAAGCGGGCCAACACCAACAGGCCGACGTGCAGCGGCGGGACGCTCACCCCGGGATCCAGCGCGCGGAGGCAGGCCTCGAGCAGCGCCGCGGTGGGGTTCATCGTTGCAGCTCTGGGAGCGCCTCGAAGAGCCCCGCGCTGAAGCGCGTCAACTCCCCACCGAGCGCGCCACCGACCAAGGCCAGCACCAGCCCCACCGTCACCAACTTGGGGACGAAGCTGAGCGTCTGCTCCTGCACCTGCGTCACGGCTTGGAGCACCCCCAGAGACAGACCCACGACCAGGCTCACGAGCAGGGCTGGTCCGGAGAGCAGGAGCGCCAAGTAGAGCGCCTCGGTCGTGAGGCGTGAGAGCTCAGCGGGTTCCACCAGGTACTCCCATGTGGTTCGACACGCACATGCGGCGCAGTGGAGCAGCAGAACGGCCATAGAGCAACCCGGGGCACGCCGCGTCGAGACGGGCCCGGACGAGCCGGCCGTCGTACGCGAGCGGAGTCCACCCCAGCTCGGATCGGTCCGCGCGCGCGTCGCGCTGAGGCGCCCACAGGGCGTCCGTCAATGCGTGAGCAACAGCTTGACGAGGCCGAACGTGACGACGGCCACCAGGACCGCCAAGGCCAGCTGCACGGGCAGGCCCATGGCGGCGAGGCCCTTCTTCTTCTTGCGGACCTTGCGTGGTGCGCTCGGCGCAGCCGCGATGTTCACTTGGACGGACGGCTCGTCACGACGGACCGGCGCCGTCGCGGGTCGGGCAGCGGCCTGCGCCTCCAGCTCGGCCGTTGCGGCGTCGAGCGCCGAGGCGTCCCACATCTCGGTCAGCTCGTCCGCTTGAGACCCCGGGTCGGACTTGGTGTCGTCGGTCGCGTTGCTCACGGCTCCCTGCGATGGTCGCAGAAACCGGACGCGAAAGCCAAGGTCCTTGCGTAGTTTTCCACATGGCTCGGACCCCGTCTGGCGCGCCGGCCGAGCGGCAGACGCGACACGCGCGCCCTGGCCGAGTGGGCCGACGGGCCGGTCGCGGGCGGGCGGTGCCTGCGAACTGCGCCGCCTTCACCCCCCAGCGCTGAACACGACAGGGAAGCGCGTGGAGCCGCCGTCCGACGACGCCGGGAAGCGCCAGCGACGCACGCTCTGTTCGATGCACGACCCCAAGCCGCCGAAGTCATTGCCCGTAGCGTTCACCGCGGTGACGGTGCCGCTGCGGCCCACGGTGACATTGACGTCCATGCGCGCCCGGGGCGGGTTGGCCTGACCGCGTGCTGCGCGCTCGTAGCAGGTCTGCAGCGCGCGCCGGTTGTTGTTGACCACGCGCTGCACGGCCGAGGCCTCGAGCGGCGGCGCAGCGGCGGCGGACATGGTGGTTCCGATGGACGAGGGGTTGGCGGACGAGCCCACGGACTCGAACTGCGCGAACGCGGCGTCGTCCGCCATGGCCGTCGCTGCCATGGTGGGGGCGGTGGGTGTCGGCGCACGACTGGTGCTGGAGCCGCTCCGGCTGTGGCCGGTCGACGTCTCGGCCTCTGGCTCCGACTCCGGCGCGCCGGCGTCGACCGTATCGGTCTCTTCGGGCACCTCCAAGGGTGGAACGACAGGATCGGGGGTGGGGTCCGGCGAGGGCGTGTCTGCCACGGCGACGGTCGCGGGTTCCTGGGCGCCGAACCACTCCGATCCCTTCATGCCCAGCACGACCCCGAAGAAGATGCCGCCCGCGAGCATGCCCCACACCCACACGGGCGTCTTCTGAGAAGACTCGCGCTCCCGGTATGCGGGTTCGTTGGCCGCCGTGGACGCGGCCACGGCGATGGGCGCAGCGACGGCGGGTGCCGTCTGGGACGCGGTGGGAGCGACAGGCGCCGGTGGAATGGAGGACGGGCTGGCGAAGTCCAGCGCAAAGTCGTCCTGGCCTGGCGCGTCCGGGAGCATGTTCCCAGGGGGCGCGACGGGCGCCGCGGCACGACCTCCGACCGGGACCAAGTTGGCGCTCGAGCGATCGGACGTGGGGAGGGTGAACGCGCCCGAGCCAGGTCGTCCCCGCGGACCCGTGGGACGCGGCGTGGCTCCCGAACCTCCAGTGCGGGTCGCAGGCGGGACGGATGGTCGTCGACGCTGGTCCAACAAGGACGCGAGCTGCGGAATCTCACGGATGGGCCGCCAGTCGTCGAACCCCTCACGCCACGCGAGGGAGTCCCCCGTGACCGCACCCGTACCGATCTTGCGCGCGATCTCGTCCCGCTGGATCGGCCCGACCGGGACGTCGTTGACGGCGACGTGCCACTCCTCGGTGGCCTGAGGCATCGGGGCCGCAGCGGACGTCCGCAGCGACCCGGCGTCTTCGTTGCCGACCTTCTTGCGGAAGTCCGCCCCGAGCGCCGACGGCCGCGCCGCGCTCGCGGCGCCAGCGCTCTTGGCGGACGCCCCTGGCGCCTTGGCGGGCACCCCAGCAGCCTTGGCCGGGACGCCAGCCGCCTTCGTGGGAACCGAAGACGCCTTGGCCGGGACGGACGACGTCTTGGCCGCGGCCATCGGGACCGGCGCCACCTTCGACACGACGGCCGGAGCCTTCTTGGGGACAGCCGCCTGTGGTGCCGCCGCTTCAGTCGGGGCAGCCGCTGGCGGGGCGACACTGGGAGTCACGCCCGCGCCTCGGATCAGGATGTCGTTGCCGCACTTGCGGCATGTCATGCGCAGCGTGCGCCCTGCGACCTTCTCGTCGGGGATCTGGTACTTGGCTTTGCAGTTGTCGCAGAGAAATTTCATCGGGTCCGGGTGCCTGGGGGGACGTGTCGCGGGGCGCTCAGAGCAGCGCCATCAGGTGTTCCTTGATGCCCTGCCGCGTCTCGTCGTCGGGGGAGTTGCCGAGCGCACGTTCCCACATTTCGATGGCCTTGTATTTGAAGCCAGCCCGCTGATACAGGATCGCGAGGTTCTTCAGCGCGGCGAAGTGTCGGGGTTGCAGGTCTACGGCGGTCTCCAGCTCTTGAATCGCGTCGAAGATGTCATCACCACGCCCCAGCACCAAGCCGAGGTGGTAGTGAAGCTGAAAGCTCGCGGGATCGACCCCCAACCCCTGCCGGAGCTTGGCTACCGCCAACTCGAGGTCCCCCCCGCGGTACGCGTCCATCCCCTGCTCCAGGAACGCCGACGTCTCCTTCGAGAGCATGTCGTCGGGCTGCACCTCGCCGCTGCGCCCGTCGAGCACCGCATCCACGTGGCTCAGCACGTCGCCCATCTTGAACGGCTTCTCGAGGAACGCGTCCACGCCGAAGCTGGACTTGAGGTCCTCGGCGACGCGCCAGCCGCGGTAGATGGCGCTGACCATGATGATGGGGATGTGCCCGTAGCGCTTGCTGCCCTTGATGCGTCGGCAGATCTCGAAGCCGTGCACCTCGGGGAGCATCGCGTCCAGCAGGATGACGTCGGGCGTGTCGTCGCGCACCAGCTGCAGCGCCTCGAGGCCCCGCTTCGCCTCGATGACCTGGTAGCCCTTGGTCTGGAGCACGCGCGTCAGCAGCTTGCGGATGTCGTCCTCGTCATCCACGACGAGCACCTTGGGGCGCTCCGGGCGGGGCCGCGTGGCGGCGGTCGGGATCTCGACGGCCGCGACGCGCGACTCTTCCTCCCGGCGCGTGGGCGCTGCGGGGGGCACGGGGGGCGGCGCGGCGCGACGCGGTGGTGGCGTGATGCCCACGGACGCGAGGTACTCGTCCGTGACATGCGAGCCGATGTAGTACGGCTCGTTCGCTTCGAGGGCCGCGTAGGCGTAGTCGATGACGACCTTGAGAGCCTCGTGCAGGGCGACGTGCGCGAACACGCGCAGCCCGGTGACGAACTCGATCTCGTCCACCACGCGGCGATCGTTCGGGTCCGCCATGGCGAGATAGACCCGATCCTCCTTTACGAGCACGGGGAGGATCAGATGCTGTCGGGCGATCTCGACCGGCACGAGCTTGAGGTTGTCGCTCGGGATGACCACCTGCGTGAGGTCGATGCCGGGCAAGCCGTGCTGCTCGCTGAGCGCCTTCAAGAGGTCCACTTCCGCGACCTTGCCGGACTTCACGGCTGTGGTGGCCAGCCGCTGCCCAGGATGGGTGCGCTGCTCGGCCAAGAGCTCGTCTAGCTCGGCCTGCGTCACGAGACGCTGCTTCAGCAGGATCTTGCCGAGCTGTTTCTTGTCGCCTGAACCGTTACTCATCGCGGGGGGAAGGGGCGAGCGTCTCGGTCGCCCTTCGGAACGGGAATGCTACAGCACCGCTCTTCGCTTTCACAACTCGCAAATCCCAGACGTCCGCGAGACGGACCCGATCCGCCGCCTTCTGGACGACGACCCCTGCGCCACGCACAATGGCTAGCCGCCGCGCGGGAATAGACCCCGCTGCGACCTCGATTGACCTCATGATGCGCCCCGTCTCCGCTCTGCCCTCCGCCTCCCCCCTGCGTCCCAGCTCCTCGACACGCGGTTTGCGTGCGCGGTCGTCCACGTGGGCTTACCTGGTCTTGTGTACAGCCCTCGTTGCCGTCCTCGCGGGCGGTTGCACGCGAGACATCCCGAACACCACGGTGCCCGACACGGCAGCAAACCGCGAAGTGATCGAATTCATGGAGACCTATCGGCGCGCGTTGGAGGATCGAGACGTGGCCCTGCTGACCGGGATGGCGTCGCCGCGCTACCTGGACCTGTCGGGCACGCCCACCGGCGAAGACGACGTCGACTACGACACGCTCGCCGCGACCCTGCCAGAGCTGTTCGCGCGGGTGGAGGACGTTCGCTTCGAAATTCGCTACCGGCACGTGGTGTTCCGCGAGGACGACGTGCTGGTCGAGTTCCGCTACACCGCCAGCTACCTGATCGCCGACCACCGCGGCGAGAACGAGTGGCATCACAAGGTAGAGGACAAGCGCATGGTGCTGGAGTGGGACGACGCGAACTCTCGCTACCTGATCCTCTCCGGCATGTAGCGTCCGGGCTGCGTCGGCCCGCGCCCGCGGGTCACGCGAGGCCGTAGTCTTTGATCTTGTAGAGCAGCGCGCGGTGGCTGATCTCCAACAGCTTCGCGGCCTGCGTGCGGTTGCCGTCGGTCTTGTCGAGGGCCTTGCGGATCAGCGCCTCCTCGATGAAACGCTGCGTCTTCTTGATGGACAGCTCCCCGCTGGCGAGGATGGACGCCACCATGTCGGTAGGCGTGCGGACGCGCTCGGGGAGGTCGGACTCACCGAGCTGCTGCCGCTCGGTCAAGACCACCGCGCGCTCGATGAGGTTCTCCAGCTCGCGGACGTTGCCCGGAAAGGGGTACTCGAGGAGGCGCTTCTTGGCGACGGCGTCCAGGCCACGCACGTCGGTGCCGAGCCGAGCGTTGCAGCGTGCGACGAAGTGCTCCGCGAGCAGGAG from Sandaracinaceae bacterium encodes the following:
- a CDS encoding FAD-dependent oxidoreductase codes for the protein MRADVVVLGAGVVGLACARALAQTGREVYVLDREGGVGRGTSGRNSGVIHAGLYYPGDSWKARLCVDGAQALYRFCAEAGVPHERTGKWVLAAHPEELEALHAVARAATKNGADVTSVDGRDVTREDPALRACAALWSPNSGVVDAAALVDALAREARAAGAELALGQRAVRLERGSGGWTLTVTTGNDGASDATEEIHADTVVNAAGHGAPELARLAGLDLAAWDARPAYYRGDYMSLATEAPRPRCPLVYPVPQTHGLGVHLTRDLGGRTRAGPDAYPIDAQDVRLNLLDDTAWAHKAQTFAAALGRYLPGITAEHLSPEYAGVRPKLLRSDGSSGDFLLLGPADLGAPGIVHLLGIESPGLTACLAIADWVATQLETRTTRS
- the hpt gene encoding hypoxanthine phosphoribosyltransferase is translated as MSPTPAPRVLITEDTIAARVRELGRDISTRHRGHPVVLVAVLKGSFVFAADLARALDDDLEVEVEFMAVRSYGDATETSGVVQITSDLTRSIEGKHVILVEDIVDTGLTMAYLFENLRTRGPATLELASLLHKPARARTPVHIDYLGFTIDDVFVVGYGLDHAQKLRNLPYLGVLEEG
- a CDS encoding nuclear transport factor 2 family protein; its protein translation is MPSLAVDVSAAPSEVLLVERFLAALESLDSEAILDLVADDVVYQNVPLPPARGRKQFEQQLGLMARHMTEFVVDSARYETRGATVQCNRYDTLAGPGWRMRLWVEGEFVVRNGLIVRWVDRFSWPKLLLATAKTTPRLLMHLTKRGR
- the sctS gene encoding type III secretion system export apparatus subunit SctS, with translation MAVLLLHCAACACRTTWEYLVEPAELSRLTTEALYLALLLSGPALLVSLVVGLSLGVLQAVTQVQEQTLSFVPKLVTVGLVLALVGGALGGELTRFSAGLFEALPELQR
- a CDS encoding tetratricopeptide repeat protein; its protein translation is MSKRLDMLDAMIAKGSQDPFVHYARAMELRSLERLDDALGAYQAVMARFPDYVPSYLMAGQVAEQLGRVDEARAALEAGVAAAQRTGDGHALGELRGLLATLH
- a CDS encoding flagellar biosynthetic protein FliR — protein: MNPTAALLEACLRALDPGVSVPPLHVGLLVLARLTPLTILGPLFLLRPAPPLGRAGVALVSTLALSPLAAAHANASLPGDALTPDALSLVVSLAVEVLRGALFALAIALPVVALEGAGQWLDTLRGAQQGGGSGPIFGGHLTPLGTWLSLFAVALFFAFGGHRVALEAFAAGFELVPVGTPLAGDAWPALAERSMRWVAAALALTVSIGAPAALALVLTELGMGLLGRTAPQLPLHFASMPLRASVGVLGLLLTLGVLVPLLPELFTSGIDEARTSLPLTR
- a CDS encoding response regulator gives rise to the protein MSNGSGDKKQLGKILLKQRLVTQAELDELLAEQRTHPGQRLATTAVKSGKVAEVDLLKALSEQHGLPGIDLTQVVIPSDNLKLVPVEIARQHLILPVLVKEDRVYLAMADPNDRRVVDEIEFVTGLRVFAHVALHEALKVVIDYAYAALEANEPYYIGSHVTDEYLASVGITPPPRRAAPPPVPPAAPTRREEESRVAAVEIPTAATRPRPERPKVLVVDDEDDIRKLLTRVLQTKGYQVIEAKRGLEALQLVRDDTPDVILLDAMLPEVHGFEICRRIKGSKRYGHIPIIMVSAIYRGWRVAEDLKSSFGVDAFLEKPFKMGDVLSHVDAVLDGRSGEVQPDDMLSKETSAFLEQGMDAYRGGDLELAVAKLRQGLGVDPASFQLHYHLGLVLGRGDDIFDAIQELETAVDLQPRHFAALKNLAILYQRAGFKYKAIEMWERALGNSPDDETRQGIKEHLMALL
- the trxB gene encoding thioredoxin-disulfide reductase → MSDNAHKVVIIGSGPAAHTAAIYCARAELQPVLFEGFMAAGVAAGGQLTTTTDVENFPGFPEGIMGPELTDRFRAQSVRFGTVIHTETVESLDLSQRPFRFKTDSQEGTAETIIIATGATAKRMDIPGAGDGEFWQRGVSACAVCDGALPPYRNQPLAVIGGGDSAVEEATFLTKYGSKVYLVVRRDELRASKIMQQRAFDNPKIEILWNTEVTACKGGDGLESITVVNNKTGESRDLAATGLFFAIGHTPNTAFLGGQIETDAQGYIVTQPDSTATNVPGVFAAGDVQDKKWRQAITAAGTGCMSALEAEHFLAAHGG
- the nadB gene encoding L-aspartate oxidase, which translates into the protein MRVDTDFLIIGSGVAGLTLALELSEHGTVTCVTKRSREDSATNYAQGGIAAVLDPTDSFDAHVADTLTTGGGLSHRDVVEMVIADGPARIRELMEIGAKFSRTLDADGNETEDFDLTREGGHSARRVIHAGDITGREVQRALVAAVLAQPRIKLLEHHMAIDLLELSKFGGERRVAGAYVLDEDSGEVLTFVARATVLATGGAGKVYLYTSNPDVASGDGVAMAYRAGALLANMEFFQFHPTCLFHPKAKSFLISEALRGEGGILRLADGTAFMERHHAMKDLAPRDVVARAIDFEMKRTGQDCVFLDMTGEDADYLASRFPNIHERCMEYGVDMRKDPIPVVPAAHYMCGGVVIDLDGKTSLPGLWAVGEVTCSGLHGANRLASNSLLEGLVYGRRAAGSIVASADLSGMPNIPEWDPGAAAPSHEAVIVTQNWDELRRFMWNYVGIVRSDRRLKRAARRIAVLQEEIREYYWNHLVNRDLLELRNIADVAELIIKSAAARSESRGLHYTVDHPDMDDDRFGGDTYISRDEAPHIRKR
- a CDS encoding zinc-ribbon domain-containing protein, with product MKFLCDNCKAKYQIPDEKVAGRTLRMTCRKCGNDILIRGAGVTPSVAPPAAAPTEAAAPQAAVPKKAPAVVSKVAPVPMAAAKTSSVPAKASSVPTKAAGVPAKAAGVPAKAPGASAKSAGAASAARPSALGADFRKKVGNEDAGSLRTSAAAPMPQATEEWHVAVNDVPVGPIQRDEIARKIGTGAVTGDSLAWREGFDDWRPIREIPQLASLLDQRRRPSVPPATRTGGSGATPRPTGPRGRPGSGAFTLPTSDRSSANLVPVGGRAAAPVAPPGNMLPDAPGQDDFALDFASPSSIPPAPVAPTASQTAPAVAAPIAVAASTAANEPAYRERESSQKTPVWVWGMLAGGIFFGVVLGMKGSEWFGAQEPATVAVADTPSPDPTPDPVVPPLEVPEETDTVDAGAPESEPEAETSTGHSRSGSSTSRAPTPTAPTMAATAMADDAAFAQFESVGSSANPSSIGTTMSAAAAPPLEASAVQRVVNNNRRALQTCYERAARGQANPPRARMDVNVTVGRSGTVTAVNATGNDFGGLGSCIEQSVRRWRFPASSDGGSTRFPVVFSAGG